A region from the Phycodurus eques isolate BA_2022a chromosome 12, UOR_Pequ_1.1, whole genome shotgun sequence genome encodes:
- the LOC133410973 gene encoding zinc finger E-box-binding homeobox 2-like isoform X2 codes for MEERARFQRRKQANPRRKNDASVCEYLWRGDTAVIYPEDPDEGLAPDVERYSSHRICGHRGAEIDAIGQCPQLESHRSTQKPISEQLLNNEAVNRKFKCSECGKAFKYKHHLKEHLRIHSGEKPYECSNCKKRFSHSGSYSSHISSRKCVGPIGLHGHPRQVGPSTNCSSLPSSGPALGPSLAPALDRLRHKLENGEAHRQNHLDVQSETTDFSQEYRLMMASESKLGRPGGPKRPGVYPNGLHSHTQQGKLGMDFLLPGTLESMNDVQKMCRHKMDRNPQEGSKLRAYMKDLRTRVEEKNLTSSPTQSFTEDTLELVNQTKGEPDQNKQDKTSQTNRSKEESRLVLYTCQFCKDTFPGPIPLHQHERYLCKMNEDIEAVLQPAGLSLSLESSEWLMSTKEPCTSSRTPFKDHLSVIQAKWAMNMEPDSEELIKISLAVGLPQEFVRDWFTQLNPSPPEAGGPELHQILRHSPMFSNSDVLTRQFTTKEPGERTPDPLNHNSRSPLNVSSSSSKHSQSSSYTPNSLVWEDIHTDTPLDLSVPKSLAHEFTEKTKPNGLKMEPGGDQGIPGLTSGAIELLDIKKEFLESEGGRNACHQMEKSPKFGINPFSAGLVYSSVATHGTFPPSTLTSPTQFPVLDSVSFMPQMAYTYATEEAAFVDMLHTRKKHWKTTFQRVLLDGSSDYLSGVDQLAERELKLKTASGTYACDLCHKTFQKTSSLLRHKYEHTGKRPHQCEICQKAFKHKHHLIEHSRLHSGEKPYQCDKCGKRFSHSGSYSQHMNHRYSYCKRETQERRAQVAHWEAPDPVSEALLPSSWPEDPVEHLGYSNPSDVDRFPHPILTAAEHFGEEEVLTDRAGDKDQHSDH; via the exons CTGCTGAACAACGAGGCTGTGAACCGAAAGTTCAAATGCAGCGAGTGTGGAAAAGCCTTCAAGTACAAACATCACCTGAAGGAGCACCTGCGCATCCACAGTG GTGAAAAACCATACGAGTGTTCCAACTGTAAAAAGCGCTTCTCCCACTCGGGCTCGTACAGTTCCCACATCAGCAGCAGAAAATGCGTTGGGCCGATTGGTCTCCACGGACATCCGCGACAGGTCGGGCCGTCCACCAACTGCTCCTCATTGCCCTCCTCGGGCCCGGCCCTAGGCCCCTCCCTGGCCCCCGCCCTGGACCGGCTCCGCCACAAGCTGGAAAACGGCGAAGCGCACAGGCAAAATCACCTTGACGTCCAGTCTGAGACAACGGACTTCAGCCAGGAGTACAGGCTGATGATGGCCTCTGAGAGTAAGCTTGGGAGACCCGGCGGACCGAAGAGACCCGGGGTCTACCCAAACGGGTTGCACTCACACACCCAGCAAGGGAAATTGGGCATGGACTTCCTTCTACCGGGCACCCTTGAGAGCATGAATGATGTTCAGAAGATGTGCAGACATAAGATGGACAGGAACCCACAGGAGGGCTCCAAACTCAGAGCCTACATGAAGGATCTCCGGACCCGTGTGGAAGAGAAAAACCTCACCAGCAGCCCCACTCAGAGCTTCACGGAAGACACCCTGGAATTGGTCAACCAGACAAAGGGTGAGCCAGACCAAAACAAACAGGACAAGACAAGCCAGACAAACCGGTCCAAAGAGGAATCCCGCTTGGTCTTGTACACCTGCCAGTTCTGCAAGGACACTTTCCCAGGACCAATTCCGCTGCATCAACACGAGCGCTACCTGTGCAAGATGAACGAAGACATCGAAGCAGTTCTACAGCCGGCCGGGCTCAGTCTGAGTCTGGAGTCCTCAGAATGGCTCATGTCCACTAAGGAGCCTTGCACTAGCTCCAGAACCCCTTTCAAGGATCACTTGTCTGTCATACAGGCAAAATGGGCCATGAACATGGAACCCGACTCAGAGGAACTGATCAAGATTTCCCTGGCAGTAGGCCTTCCACAAGAGTTTGTCAGGGACTGGTTCACTCAACTGAATCCCAGTCCTCCTGAGGCTGGTGGACCAGAACTGCACCAGATCTTGAGACACTCACCAATGTTCTCAAACAGTGATGTTTTAACCAGACAGTTTACAACCAAGGAACCAGGGGAAAGGACACCGGACCCTTTGAACCATAATAGTCGGTCACCACTAAACGTGTCGTCCTCATCCTCCAAACACTCCCAGAGTAGCTCCTACACGCCAAACAGTCTGGTCTGGGAGGACATTCACACTGATACGCCACTTGATCTTTCTGTGCCAAAATCCCTGGCACACGAATTCACAGAGAAAACTAAACCCAACGGTCTCAAAATGGAACCTGGCGGTGATCAAGGTATTCCAGGCCTGACATCAGGAGCCATAGAACTTCTCGACATCAAGAAAGAGTTCCTGGAATCTGAGGGGGGCAGAAACGCTTGCCATCAGATGGAAAAAAGTCCCAAGTTTGGGATCAATCCCTTTTCAGCGGGTCTGGTCTACTCGTCCGTGGCTACGCATGGCACTTTCCCTCCGTCGACATTAACGTCTCCCACCCAGTTCCCGGTCCTGGACTCTGTGAGCTTCATGCCCCAAATGGCGTACACCTACGCTACCGAGGAAGCTGCCTTTGTCGACATGCTGCACACCAGGAAAAAACACTGGAAAACAACCTTCCAG agggTGCTGCTGGACGGTTCCTCAGACTACTTGTCAGGTGTGGACCAGCTGGCAGAAAGAGAGTTAAAACTGAAGACTGCGAGTGGTACGTACGCCTGCGACTTGTGCCACAAAACATTCCAGAAGACCAGTTCCCTCCTAAGACACAAATATGAGCACACAg GCAAGCGTCCTCACCAGTGCGAGATCTGCCAGAAGGCCTTCAAGCACAAGCACCACCTGATCGAGCACTCCCGTCTGCACTCAGGAGAAAAACCCTACCAGTGCGACAAATGCGGAAAGCGCTTCTCGCACTCGGGCTCATACTCGCAGCACATGAACCATCGCTATTCGTACTGCAAGAGGGAGACCCAGGAGAGGCGGGCCCAGGTGGCCCACTGGGAGGCGCCAGACCCGGTCTCCGAAGCGCTCCTCCCTAGCTCTTGGCCGGAGGACCCCGTCGAACACCTCGGATACTCGAACCCCTCGGACGTGGACCGCTTTCCCCATCCCATCCTGACTGCGGCGGAACATTTTGGGGAGGAGGAGGTCCTGACGGACCGCGCTGGGGACAAAGACCAGCATTCAGACCACTGA